A single Bufo bufo chromosome 6, aBufBuf1.1, whole genome shotgun sequence DNA region contains:
- the LOC121003419 gene encoding glutathione S-transferase P 1, giving the protein MPEYTIIYFNARGRCEAMRMLMADQGAQWKEEVVTSDDWQKGDLKKAAVYGQLPGFKDGDFTLYQSNAMLRLLARNHDLYGKNPREASLIDMVNDGVEDLRLKYLKMIYQNYENGKDDYVKALPTDLGHFERLLASNNEGKGFVVGAHISFADYNLVDLLHNHLVLAPDCLSGFPLLCAYVKRISSRPKLEAYLSSDAHKKRPINGNGKQ; this is encoded by the exons A TGCCTGAATACACCATCATTTATTTTAATGCCAGAG GTCGTTGTGAAGCTATGCGAATGCTCATGGCTGACCAGGGAGCTCAATGGAAGGAGGAAGTCGTAACGTCTGATGACTGGCAGAAGGGGGATCTGAAGAAAGCTGCG GTGTATGGCCAACTTCCAGGATTTAAAGATGGAGACTTCACTCTGTATCAGTCCAATGCCATGTTGCGCCTTCTTGCCAGGAATCATG ATCTGTATGGGAAAAATCCTCGTGAGGCAAGCCTCATAGACATGGTTAATGACGGCGTGGAAGATCTTCGGCTTAAGTATTTGAAGATGATCTATCAGAACTAT GAGAATGGAAAAGATGATTACGTTAAGGCTCTGCCCACTGACCTTGGTCACTTTGAACGTCTGCTTGCCTCTAATAATGAGGGGAAGGGGTTTGTGGTAGGAGCTCAT ATTTCCTTTGCCGATTACAACCTGGTGGATCTTCTGCACAACCATCTTGTTCTGGCACCAGACTGCCTTTCAGGCTTCCCACTCCTCTGTGCCTATGTCAAACGCATTAGTAGCCGTCCCAAGCTTGAAGCATATCTCTCCAGTGATGCCCACAAGAAGAGACCAATCAATGGCAATGGCAAGCAGTGA